The Opitutaceae bacterium nucleotide sequence GGGCACCGTGGGCCGCCTTCCCGACAACGGTGACCTCGAGCCAGACAACCCCGTTGTGACCACAGCCGATGCTCAACCCGCTGCCCCCTTCGCAGACGACCGCCCAATCCGCCCTGACCAATCCCTGTTCAACGATCCAGGAAGCGCCAAGGATACTGTCGGTCTCCTCATCGGCCGTCAGGGAAACCTCCACGTTGAAGGCGGGCTTGCGCTTCAAACCATGAAAGGCACCCAGGGCCTGGAAGAGGCTCCCGATCGCACCCTTCATGTCGGCCGATCCCCTGCCATAAAGCCAGTCACCCTCGACCACCGGCTCGAAAGGTCCGTGGGTCCAGCCGGCCGAGGCCGGGACCACATCGTAATGGGCATTGAAATGGACCGTCTTCTCCGCCCCGACATCCCAACGTCCGACGACATTGGCCCGGGGAAATCCCACCAGGTCCGGCTGCCGATCGACCGCCTCTTTCTCCGGGACACGATGGACCGTGGCGCGAAACCCGATTCCGCGGAGACGACGGGCAAGAAAGTCACAGATTTCCGGATAAGCGTTCCCGGGAGGATTGACGGTTTGAAAACGGATCAGTGACTGGATCAACTCAATCATCTGATCGCGGTCCTCAGTGATCCGGGCGTGCAGCGCATCGGGCATGGTGTAAAAAGGGATTCCGGCGACGAGAATCACAATAGACCTCGACGCACCGCCACTACAAGATCAGGTATCGCCGTGATACAATCAGGCGGCTTGATTGACCAGGATTCTCATGGTTGAGTCGGACCCGCCGTCGCGATGAAACCACAAACCCGCAGCAAGGCTGCCAGCTTCCTCTTCTACATTCCCTTCGCCCTGCCCATCTGGAAGGCACTCAAGGGAACCGGCGTGCGGGTGGCCGATATGCGCCGGGATTACAAACTGGCCGGCCTGGAACGCGGCGATCTCGCAGTCGATCCCATCAGCCAGTTCGAGACGTGGTTCTCCAACGCCGTCTCGTCGGGACTCACCGAGCCCAACGCGATGATCCTGGCCACCGCAGGCTCGGACGGGCGGCCGGCCGCGCGAACCGTCCTGCTCAAGGGATTCGATTCCCGTGGTTTCGTCTTCTTCACCAACTATCAGAGTCGCAAGGGACATCACCTCGAGGAGAATCCCTGCGCCTCGCTCCTCTTTTCCTGGACCTTCCTCGAACGCCAGGTTGAGATCCGCGGACCGGTCACCCGGGTCTCTCCCGAGGAGACCGCAGACTATTTCTACACCCGGCCGATCGGCAGCCAGATCGGCGCCTGGGCCTCCGCCCAGAGCACGGTCATCGAGTCACGGAAAGCGCTGGAAGAGAAAGTGACCGCTCTGATGGAAAAGTATCGGGGGCAGTCGGTGCCGGTGCCCCCATTCTGGGGCGGGTTTCGGGTTGAGCCCGAATCGATCGAGTTCTGGCAGGGCCGCCCGAGCCGCCTCCACGACCGCTTCCGCTATTCCCGCCAGTCCGACAAGAGCTGGAAGGTCGAACGGCTCTCGCCCTGAGTCCTACTTCTCCGGTTCTTCGTCAGTGGGTTCCTCTTCGTGCTCCGCGTCCAGCTCACGAAGCCTCCTCTTCCACATGACCTCCACGGCAGACTTGCTTCCAAGTCCGAAAGCCAGCACGACGGTCAGCGCGATCGTGCCGAAAGCGATGAAGAAGGCTCCGGTCACAATACCCACTGCGATATCCAACTGGACGAGTGCGATGGCGGAGGTGACCACGATGATCGACG carries:
- the pdxH gene encoding pyridoxamine 5'-phosphate oxidase, which encodes MKPQTRSKAASFLFYIPFALPIWKALKGTGVRVADMRRDYKLAGLERGDLAVDPISQFETWFSNAVSSGLTEPNAMILATAGSDGRPAARTVLLKGFDSRGFVFFTNYQSRKGHHLEENPCASLLFSWTFLERQVEIRGPVTRVSPEETADYFYTRPIGSQIGAWASAQSTVIESRKALEEKVTALMEKYRGQSVPVPPFWGGFRVEPESIEFWQGRPSRLHDRFRYSRQSDKSWKVERLSP
- a CDS encoding ArgE/DapE family deacylase — encoded protein: MILVAGIPFYTMPDALHARITEDRDQMIELIQSLIRFQTVNPPGNAYPEICDFLARRLRGIGFRATVHRVPEKEAVDRQPDLVGFPRANVVGRWDVGAEKTVHFNAHYDVVPASAGWTHGPFEPVVEGDWLYGRGSADMKGAIGSLFQALGAFHGLKRKPAFNVEVSLTADEETDSILGASWIVEQGLVRADWAVVCEGGSGLSIGCGHNGVVWLEVTVVGKAAHGAHPDRGVNAVEKMSRLVTALESYKKRLEKIVFMAPDGRPRSATINVGGVTATAAGGKINTVPGSVTFTIDRRVLPNEELAAAERDLRTFIGAASKDIPDLKTEVKSICRHPSSFVEPSDPLPAQFARSVTAIRRRRPAFSISSGFNDSHFFAQGAGLPTIGYGPGGFNYHAVDERISIHELLMTARVYAHFLEG